One window of the Eucalyptus grandis isolate ANBG69807.140 chromosome 8, ASM1654582v1, whole genome shotgun sequence genome contains the following:
- the LOC104456584 gene encoding protein ACTIVITY OF BC1 COMPLEX KINASE 7, chloroplastic, with the protein MVVILASQSCYCQYTEVMNQGRTKDGLSFSNSISNQITKLERKMCNVNFGERVHRFQVTVRQSDSPARLGTNGRAVKMMPVSEVTKRNAPNGSNKIETVNGSKQVLNGASIVKKKPNLSLVKTPKVRDTKQFPPVDELKVLPSDEGFSWANENYSSWQRNIDVWSFVLSLRVRVLFDNAKWAYLGGFSEDKQKDRRRKTASWLRERVLQLGPTFIKLGQLSSTRSDLFPREFVDELTKLQDRVPAFSPKKARDFIESELGAPLDVIFKEFEDQPIAAASLGQVHRAILHNGEKVVIKVQRPGLKKLFDIDFRNLKLISEYFQRSETLGSRDWIGIYEECKTVLYQEIDYINEGKNADKFRRDFRNIKWVRVPLVYWDYTALKVLTMEYVPGIKIDRLNLLDSCGFDRSRISSRAIEAYLIQILKTGFFHADPHPGNLAIDMDEVLIYYDFGMMGEIKSFTRERLLELFYAVYEKDAKRVMQSLIDLGALQPTGDLSSVRRSVKFFLDNLLSQTTDQQQTFAAIGEDLFAIAQDQSFRFPSTVTFVLKAFSTLEGIGYTLDPNFSFVKIAAPYAQELLDIRPKQQTGTQLVEQIRKQADDVRTSTISMPYRVQRIEEIVNQLDSGDLKLRVRVLESERAARKATILQMATMYTVFGGMLLNLGVTLTNQGSLILANGSFIGAGVFFTLFLRSMQRVKKLNKFEKMI; encoded by the exons ATGGTGGTAATACTGGCTTCTCAGAGCTGTTATTGCCAATACACCGAGGTGATGAATCAAGGAAGAACGAAGGATGGTTTAAGCTTTTCGAATTctatatcaaatcaaatcacaaaaCTTGAGAGAAAAATGTGCAATGTGAACTTTGGCGAAAGAGTTCATAGGTTTCAGGTGACTGTGAGACAGAGCGATTCTCCGGCTAGATTAGGTACCAATGGAAGAGCCGTTAAGATGATGCCCGTGAGTGAGGTAACGAAGAGGAACGCCCCGAATGGTAGTAACAAAATAGAGACTGTGAATGGTTCAAAGCAAGTTCTTAATGGCGCGAGCATAGTAAAAAAGAAACCTAACCTGTCCCTTGTCAAGACTCCAAAAGTTCGAGACACCAAACAGTTTCCACCAGTGGACGAGCTCAAGGTTTTGCCGTCGGATGAAGGATTCAGTTGGGCCAATGAAAACTATAGCTCCTGGCAGAGGAACATAGATGTTTGGTCCTTTGTTCTATCTCTGCGTGTCCGTGTTTTGTTTGATAATGCCAAATGGGCTTATTTGGGAGGGTTTTCAGAAGACAAGCAG AAAGATAGGCGACGAAAGACTGCTTCCTGGCTGCGGGAGCGTGTGCTGCAGCTAGGGCCAACCTTCATTAAACTTGGCCAGTTATCTTCGACAAGGTCTGATCTCTTTCCACGTGAATTTGTGGATGAGCTCACCAAGTTGCAG GACAGAGTTCCCGCCTTCTCACCCAAGAAAGCTAGAGATTTCATCGAGAGTGAACTGGGAGCTCCACTTGATGTCATCTTTAAGGAATTTGAGGATCAGCCCATAGCTGCTGCTAGTCTTGGTCAG GTACATCGAGCTATACTGCATAATGGAGAGAAAGTAGtaataaaagttcaaagaccaGGCTTGAAGAAGCTTTTCGACATTGATTTCC GTAATTTAAAGCTTATTTCAGAGTACTTTCAGAGAAGTGAAACTCTTGGATCAAGAGACTGGATTGGTATTTATGAAGAATGTAAAAC GGTTTTGTATCAAGAGATAGATTACATCAATGAAGGGAAGAATGCTGATAAATTCCGCCGAGATTTTCGGAACATAAAGTGGGTCCGAGTGCCT CTGGTTTATTGGGATTATACCGCATTGAAGGTGTTGACCATGGAGTATGTACCAG GTATTAAGATTGATCGGCTAAACCTGCTTGATTCATGTGGTTTTGACCGCTCTCGCATTTCTTCACGTGCTATTGAAGCATATCTGATTCAG ATACTGAAAACCGGTTTCTTTCATGCTGATCCCCACCCTGGAAATCTCGCTATTGACATGGACGAAGTGCTCATCTACTACGATTTTGGAATGATGGGGGAGATCAAATCATTCACCCGTGAGAGGCTGCTTGAACTTTTCTATGCTGTTTATGAGAAAGATGCAAAAAGG GTTATGCAGAGCCTTATTGATCTTGGAGCGCTTCAGCCAACTGGAGACCTGTCATCG GTGAGGAGATCCGTGAAGTTTTTCTTGGACAACTTGTTAAGTCAGACAACAGATCAACAGCAGACGTTCGCCGCAATTGGGGAG GATTTGTTTGCGATAGCCCAAGATCAGTCATTCAGATTTCCATCAACCGTTACCTTTGTCTTGAAGGCATTTTCTACTCTTGaag GTATTGGCTATACCCTCGACCCCAATTTCTCCTTCGTAAAGATTGCTGCCCCTTACGCTCAG GAGCTTCTGGATATAAGGCCAAAACAACAGACGGGCACGCAACTCGTGGAGCAGATAAGGAAACAAGCTGATGAT GTTAGAACCTCCACCATAAGCATGCCTTACAGAGTCCAACGGATAGAGGAGATTGTGAATCAACTCGACTCAGGGGATCTAAAACTCAGAGTCCGGGTGCTCGAG TCCGAAAGAGCAGCTCGGAAAGCAACGATTCTTCAAATGGCCACTATGTATACCGTCTTCGGGGGCATGCTACTAAATCTAGGAGTTACTCTGACTAACCAAGGCAGTCTGATTCTCGCCAACGGCTCATTCATCGGAGCAG GAGTattttttacattgttcttGAGGTCGATGCAACGGGTGAAGAAGCTCAACAAGTTCGAGAAGATGATATGA